The DNA segment AAGGTGGAACGCATGAATTTGGGTTCAAGACAGCCTTAACACGTGTGATAAATGATTACGCAAAAAAGAACAAAATAATTAAAGAAAATGAAGAGAATCTAACAGGTGAAGATGTACGTGAAGGCTTAACGATCGTCTTATCCATTAAACACCCTGATCCTCAGTTTGAGGGACAAACGAAAACAAAATTAGGAAACTCTGAAGCCCGTACCATTACAGACCGACTATTCTCTGCGCATTTTGATAAATTCTTGATGGAAAACCCACAAGTAGCTCGTCAAATCGTTGAAAAAGGATTGTTAGCAGCTAGAGCTCGTTTAGCTGCCAAAAGAGCTCGTGAAGTAACGCGTAAAAAGAGTGGATTAGAAATCAGTAATCTTCCTGGTAAGTTAGCAGATTGTTCGAGTAAAGATCCGACTATCAGCGAATTATTCATTGTTGAGGGAGATTCTGCCGGCGGTTCTGCTAAGCAAGGACGTTCGAGACTCTTTCAAGCGATCTTACCAATTCGTGGAAAAATCTTAAACGTAGAAAAAGCAACACTGGATAGAATTTTAGCGAATGAAGAAATCCGTTCGTTGTTTACAGCAATGGGAACAGGATTTGGAAATGACTTTGATGTTTCTAAAGCGCGTTACCATAAATTAGTTATTATGACAGATGCCGATGTCGATGGAGCACATATTCGTACATTATTATTGACTTTATTCTATCGTTACATGCGTCCAGTAGTTGAAGCGGGATATGTTTACATCGCTCAGCCGCCTTTATACCAAGTACGCCAAGGTAAAAAAATGGTCTATTTGGATTCAGAAGAAGAGCTGGATAATTATTTGAAAGAAATACCTCTTTCACCAAAACCTGTCATTCAACGATACAAAGGTCTTGGAGAAATGGATGCTGAACAATTATGGGAAACAACCATGAATCCAGAAAACAGACGGATGTTGCAAGTCACAGTTGATGATGCTATTGAAGCAGATAAAAGTTGTGATATGTTAATGGGTGACCGTGTTGAACCAAGACGTCTATTCATTGAAGAAAATGCACGTTACGTACAAAATTTAGATATTTAATCCAAATAGGAGGACAATAAAGAATGGCTGAAGAATTTAAAGAGAATATAAAAGGTATTGAACTAAGCCATGAAATGCGCACATCTTTCCTTGATTATGCAATGAGTGTTATTGTAGCTCGTGCATTGCCGGATGTACGAGATGGATTGAAACCAGTCCATCGTCGTATTTTATATGGGATGAGTGAATTGGGCGTGACCCCAGATAAAGCGCATAAAAAGTCAGCACGTATTGTTGGGGATGTTATGGGTAAATACCATCCTCATGGAGATAGTGCGATTTATGAATCTATGGTTCGTATGGCACAAAACTGGAGTTACCGCTATCCGTTAGTGGATGGTCATGGAAACTTTGGATCAGTGGATGGCGATGGAGCTGCAGCAATGCGGTATACAGAGGCTCGTATGACAAAAATGGCATTAGAAATGTTGCGCGATATCAATAAAGATACAATTGATTACCATGATAACTATGATGGATCAGAACGTGAACCAGATGTATTACCGGCTCGCTTTCCTAATCTACTTGTAAATGGTGTCACCGGTATTGCTGTTGGTATGGCTACTAATATTCCTCCGCACAATTTAACTGAAGTTATTTCTGCATTACACATTTTGATGAAAAACCCCGATGCAACCACGGCTGATTTGATGGAAGCTATACCAGGTCCTGATTTCCCAACCGGTGGATTAGTAATGGGTAAATCTGGAATCAGAAAAGCCTATGAAACAGGTAAAGGTTCTATTATGGTTCGAGCTAAAGTTGAAATTGAAATACTAAAAAATGGCAAAGAACGCATTATTGTGCATGAATTACCATATATGGTAAATAAAGCACGATTAGTAGAGCGTATAGCTGATTTAGCTAGAGACAAACGAATCGAAGGTATTACTGATTTAGCAGATGAATCCGACCGTGATGGTATGCGTGTTGTGATTGATGTTAGACGTGATGTTAGTGCGAGTGTAGTCTTAAATAATCTATATAAATTAACTTCATTACAAACATCTTTTGGCTTTAACATGTTAGCAATTGTGAATGGTGTTCCAAAAGTATTGAGTTTGAAATCAATTCTTGAAGAATACTTGAAGCACCAAGAAATAGTTATTCGTAGAAGAACAGCTTACGATAAACGTAAAGCTGAGGCACGAGCACACATCTTAGAAGGTTTAAGAATAGCGTTAGACCATATTGATGAAATCATTCGAATTATACGTGGTTCAAAAACTGGTGATATCGCTAAAACGACTTTAATTGAGACGTACGGTTTATCAGAGAAACAATCACAAGCTATTTTAGATATGCGAATGGTTCGATTAACTGGTTTAGAAAGAGACAAAATCGAAGCAGAGTATACTGAATTGATGGCTTTAATCGCTGATATGGCTGATATCTTGGCTAATCCAGAACGTGTACACACTATTATTGAAACGGAACTTCTTGAAGTTCAAGAAAGATTTGGAGATGCTCGTCGTACTGAATTGTTAGTAGGAGAAGTATTAAGTCTGGAAGATGAAGATCTGATTGAAGAAGAAGATATTGTGATTACGTTGACTAGCAAAGGTTATATCAAACGTCTTCCAAGTTCTGAATTCAAATCACAAAGACGTGGCGGACGCGGAGTACAGGGGATGGGTGTTCATGATGATGATTTCATTGAAACCTTAGTTTCTTGCTCTACTCATGATACCTTATTATTCTTTACGAATAACGGGAAAGTCTACCGTTCAAAAGGATACGAAATCCCTGAATATGGCCGTACAGCTAAAGGAATCCCTGTTATCAACTTACTAGGAGTCGACTCAGGTGAAACTGTTCAAGCGGTTATAAACGTCAGAGGAGAAGCTGAAGAAGGACTGTACTTGTTCTTTACGACTCGTCTTGGAACAGTTAAACGTACGGATGTAAAAGCCTTTTCTAATATCCGAAGCAATGGTCTAAAAGCTATTGTACTAAAAGAAAATGATGAATTGATGTCTGTTTCTGTAACAAATGGAGATCAAAACATTATCATTGGAACACATATGGGTTATGCTGTAAGTTTCCATGAAAAAGATGTCCGAAATATGGGTAGAACTGCTGGCGGTGTTCGTGGTATTCGCTTAAGAGAAAATGATTACGTCATTGGAGTAGATCTATTAACTGAGGACTCGGAAGTTTTAATTATTACAGAAAAAGGGTATGGAAAACGTACCAAAGCAAGTGAATATGCTATTAAAGGCCGTGGCGGAAAAGGAATTAAAACAGCTAATATCACAAGTAAAAATGGTAATCTAGCTGGTTTAACGACTGTCAAAGGCGACGAAGATATTATGTTGATAACAAATACAGGTGTTATCATTCGTTTCAATGTCTCTGCAGTATCTCAAACTGGCCGTGCAACATTAGGTGTACGTGTTATTCGAGTAGCTGAAGATGTTAAAGTGTCAACTATGGCAAAAGTAGATGCAGAAGTTATCAAAGAAGAAATGGATGAAGCAGGAATCATTTCTGAATCGCCGTCTATAGAAGATAGTGAACTAAACGAATCGATTCAAGAAAATGATACTTCAAACAATTCTGATAACGATACAGAAGGCAACAATGACCTAACTGAAGATTAAAAGAGTAGAGAGAATGAGATCAATAGATCATTCTCTCTATTTTTTTGTTGTTTGACAAATGGTGTAGGTGTGTTTCAAAAGAAATTTATTTTGGAATAAACGGGTTTGCTTGTAGCCATAGTTATTAAAAAGTATTATATATAAGTGTAATTCAAGTATTGATGTCTAGAATGAAATGTGCTATACTAAACGGACGTGAGTAATCTAAAGAAACATTATTAGAATACTCTCCTTGCTCTGTAAAAAGAGCCAAAGTCCATAAGGAGGTGACAGTCAAGATGAGTAAAACAGCAAAATACGAAATTTTATACATTATCCGTCCAAACATCGAAGAAGCTGAAAAAGCAGCTTTAGTTGAACGCTTTGACACTATTTTAAAAGATAATGGTGCTGAAATCACTGAATCTAAAGACTGGTCGAAACGTCGTTTTGCTTACGAAATCAAAGATTTCCACGAAGGAATCTACCATATCGTAAAACTTACTGCTAATGATGCAGCTGCAATTAACGAATTCGATCGTTTGTCTAAAATCAGTTCTGATATTCTGCGTCATATGACAATTAGAGAAGAAGACTAAGCAAAAAATGTTTCACATGAAACATTTTTATCGGAAGGAGTGGATAATGTGATTAACAATGTTGTTTTAGTTGGAAGATTAACAAAAGATGCTGATTTAAGATACACTTCAAATGGCACAGCGGTAGCAACTTTTTCACTGGCTGTAAACAGACAGTTTACAAACCAAAAAGGTGAAAGAGATGCCGATTTTATCAACTGTGTAATTTGGAGAAAGAGTGCTGAATCATTTGCAAACTTCACCAGAAAAGGTGCATTAGTAGGTGTAGAAGGCCGTATCCAAACACGTTCTTATGATAATCAACAAGGGCAACGTGTATATGTTACAGAAGTAGTTGTTGAAACGTTCTCATTATTAGAATCAAAATCTAAAAATGACCAACGTAAAGATCAAAATGACTCTCAAGCTCAATCGGGATCATACGGTTCTCAACAAAAACCTTATAACAATAACACACAAAGTAATTCACAAGAAGCTCCCCGTAACCAACAATATCAAAATTTTGGAAACTCTGATCCTTTTGAAAAGAGCGGACAACCGATTGATATTTCAGATGACGATTTACCATTCTAAAAAGAATGGGACGTAAAGGAGGAATATGAAATGGCTCAACAACGTAGAGGCGGGAAAAAACGCCGTAAAGTTGATTTCTTTGCAGCAAACCACATCGAACACGTGGACTACAAAGATATTGACCTATTGAAACGTTTTATCTCTGAAAGAGGTAGAATTTTACCGCGCCGTGTTACTGGAACATACGCGAAAAACCAACGTAAATTAACTAAAGCAATCAAACGTGCTCGTATTATGGGATTATTACCTTTCGTAACTGACGAACAATAAAAAGATGAAGAGTTGAGGCAAATGTCTCGACTCTTTTTATTTTTTCATTCAACTATCATTCTGATTCTGAAAGATACTTAACAGAAGAAATGTTTCACGTGAAACATTTCCGAAAGGATTGTTTCATGTGAAACAAGTTGTCTACTTAGAGAACAAGTGGTAAAATAGAGGTTGAACTTTAATTAGGAGAGAGATGGAAAAAGGGGCCTGTTATGAATAAGAAACTATCTCAAGAAAAATTTCCGGAATTCTTAAATGATAAAAAAATTCAAACTATTATAGCCATTATAATGGTGTTTCAGTTAGTTATAATTGTTTTAGGATTTATCGCTAACATTGGAATCGGTTTAGCGTTACTAGTTATTTTTATAGTGGTATTATTTTTATTGTATGATTTGGCAAAGAAATTAGCCATTGAAAACAAAAAATACATTTCAGATTTAGCTTTTCGAATTAAGCGCGGAGAGCAAGAAGCTTTGATAAAAATGCCCATTGGTATTCTTTTATTTAATGAAAACTTACAATTGCAATGGATTAATCCTTATCTTCAATCGCATTTAGGTTACCAAGAAGTGCTAGGTAAGCAGTTAGAAGATGTTGATAGCGAATTAGCAATACTTGTCAAAGAAAGCCGAGACTCTGGATTGAAAAAAGCAAAATGGGGCGACAAAGTTTTTCAAATAATTGTTCAAAAAGATATTAGAGTTGTTTATCTTATGGACATTACAGAATACGCTAACATTCAATCAAAGTACGAGGAAGAACAAATTGTTATTGGAAATATATTTGTCGATAATCATGATGAAATTACTCAAGGAATGACCGATAGAAATATATCTAATTTGGATAACTTTATTACAACTCAATTATCTAATTGGGCTAAGTCACATCATGTGTACTTAAAACGCATAACAGAAGATCGCTTTATCGTTATGATGCACAAGAGGTCTTTAGCTAAAATGGAAGAAGAAAAATTTAGTATTATCGATCAAATTAGAGAGAGAACTTCAAAACAAAATTTCCCTCTAACGTTGAGTATTGGTATTGCGTATGGATCTGAAGATTTAAGTGAATTATCTAAATTAGCCCAAAGTAATTTAGATTTGGCTTTAGGTAGAGGTGGAGACCAGGTTGTTGTAAAAGGTTATGATGCTGAACCGCGTTATTATGGCGGAAAAACAAATCCTATGGAGAAAAGAACACGCGTTCGCTCCCGGATGATTAGTCAAGCACTTCAAGAATTAATGAAACAATCTGATCAAATTTTTATTATGGGACATAGATATCCTGATTTGGATGCCATTGGTGCTTCATTAGGTATTAGAAGGATTGCTGAAATGAATAACAAAGAAGCTTGGGTTATTGTAAATCCAGATGAATTTAGCAAAGATATCTCTAAGTTAATGAAAGAAGTAGAAAAGGACAATGAAATTAGCCGATATATTATAACACCTGCTGTTGCTGAACAAATGATTACAAATAATAGTTTAGTTGTGTTAGTTGATTTTCATCGTCCGTCTATGGGGATAGCTCCAGATTTAATTTCTCGAACAAATAAGGTAGTTGTTATTGATCATCATCGTCGTGGAGAAGCTTTTCCAGAAAATCCAGCTTTAGTTTACATCGAACCTTATGCTTCCTCGTCAGCTGAACTGATTACAGAGCTGTTCGAATACCAATCGGAAGAAGCAGATCCCATAAATAAGATTGAGGCTACTGCGCTATTAGGCGGAATTATTGTAGATACCAATAGTTTTTCTCTCAGAACAGGATCTCGTACTTTTGATGCTGCAAGTTATCTAAGGTCTTGCGGTGCAGATGCAGTTATGATCCAACGACTATTGAAAGAAGATAAAGAAACCTACCTTCTTCGTAGTCATTTAATTGAAACCATTGAATTTGTTACTAAAAATATAGCCGTTGCTGTTGGTGAAGAGAATGCTGTTTATGATACAGTGGTAGCAGCACAAACAGCTGATACCATGCTTTCAATGTCTAACGTAGATGCAGCTTTTGTAATCACTAAGCGTACAGATAATAAAATTGGCATAAGTGCCCGCAGTTTAGGCGAAATAAACGTTCAAGTTATTATGGAACAGCTAGGTGGCGGCGGACACTTATCTAATGCAGCTACGCAATTAGAAAATATTACGATAAAAGAAGCAAAAGAACAATTGCGTGAGGTTATTTTAAACAAAACTAAGGAGGAATAACATTATGAAAGTTATATTTTTAGCAGATGTAAAAGGTAAAGGTAAAAAAGGCGAGGTAAAAAACGTTGCTGATGGATATGCACATAACTTTTTATTGAAAAACAACTTAGCGAAAGAAGCTACTTCAGCTAGCATAAGTGAATTAAATGGTAAAATAAAAGCTGACGAGAAAAAAGAAGAAGAGATTCTACAAGAAGCTAAAAAGGTAAAAGAATTTCTCGAAAAAGATGAAAATGCAATCGAGATCAAAACTAAAGCAGCTGAAGATGGTCGTTTGTTTGGTTCCGTTACAACAAAACAAATCGCTGCTGCAGCTCAAAAACAGTTAAACATAAAACTTGATAAACGTAAAATTGAGTTGCCTGTTCCTATTAGAAGTTTAACGTCAATGAAAATTGATGTAAAAATTCACCCAGAAGTAGTTGCCACTATAACGGTAAGAGTCTTACCAGAAAATTAAATTAGCAAAAAAAGCATTTGGCTCAGTAGCATTATAAGAGTCAAATGCTTTTTTTTAAACTAACAATTATGGAACGAATGTTCTGTTTTCTAGATTGTGTTTCAAGTCCTTTTAAGGTAAAATAATAGAATTGAATACAACTATTTTACGGAAAATAATCGTACTGTTGATAGTGAAAGGGAGAGAATTTATTGGTACAAGAAGCTTTTCAAGATCGCTTACCACCACAGAGTATAGAGGCAGAACAAGCAGTTTTAGGTTCAATATTTTTAGATCCTGAAACGGTTGTCGGTGCTTTAGAATTTATTGAGTCTAAAGATTTTTATCGTCGGGGACATCAATTGATTTTTCAAGCAATGTTAGAATTAAATAACCATAATGAAGCTATTGATATCGTTACGGTAACCAATGCATTAGAATCTAAAAATCAGTTAGAAGACATTGGTGGAATGGCTTATCTAGCCGAGTTAGCTGTGTCAGTTCCAACAGCTGCTAATATGGAATATTACGCAAAGATAGTAGAACAAAAAGCTATTTTAAGAAATTTGATCCATACAGCAACAGATATTGTTACTAAAGGATATGAAGAAGGAGATGAGCTAGCTTCAATTCTAGATGAGGCAGAGCGCAGTATTCTAGAAGTATCTGAAAGACGTAACAGAAGCGGTTTTTTAGCCATCTCAGACGTGTTGAACAGTTCTATTGCTCAGATAGATCAACTTTATCAAAATAATGAAGAAATTACAGGTTTGCCGACTGGTTATCAAGCTTTAGATAAAATGACAGCTGGACTTCAAAAAGAAGAATTGATTATTTTAGCTGCGCGTCCCGCTGTAGGGAAAACGGCATTTGCTTTAAATATTGCTCAAAATATTGGAACAAAGACGGATGAAACAGTTGCCATTTTTAGTTTAGAAATGGGAGCAGAATCATTGGTCAATCGGATGCTTTGTGCAGAAGGAAGTATAGATGCTGGCCATTTGAGAACGGGGACATTATCAGAAGAAGAATGGCAAAGCCTGATTGTAGCTATGGGTAGTTTATCAAAAGCCAACATTTACATCGATGATACACCAGGGATTAGAATAGCTGAAATTCGTGCTAAATGTCGTCGATTAAAACAAGAAAAAGGTAACCTTGGCTTGGTATTAATTGATTATCTGCAATTAATTGAAGGTACTGGACGTGAAAGTAGACAACAAGAAGTCTCTGAAATTTCTCGTCAGTTAAAAAAATTAGCAAAAGAATTAAAAGTTCCGGTTATAGCGTTGTCCCAATTATCGCGTGGTGTGGAACAACGGCAAGATAAACGTCCAGTTTTAAGTGATATTCGTGAATCTGGATCAATCGAACAAGATGCTGATATCGTAGCCTTCTTATACCGTGATGACTATTATGATCGCGAAGAGGGAGAAGATGACGACGATCATGGATCAGCCGGTGAAGACAATGTGATAGAAGTCATTATCGAAAAAAACAGAAGTGGTGCCAGGGGTACAGTTAAACTTTTATTTATAAAAGAGTACAATAAGTTTTCTTCATTAAGTTATTATCCAGATGATATGGCACAACGCTAAAAAAGACTCATGCGAAATAATGTTCGCATTTTGTCTTTTTTTTTAAGAAATAAAAAATTAATGTTCGTTTATTTCGGTTTTTTTAGTTAAAATAAAATTAAATATTCGTTTTTTGTTGAAACAATCATCATTTACTGCTAAAATTAATAAGTATTTGGGTAAAAAAAAATTAATGAGGTGTTCATATGTCTTCAGTAGTAGTCGTTGGTACACAATGGGGCGATGAAGGAAAAGGTAAAATTACGGACTTTCTAAGTGAAAACGCGGAAGTCATTGCACGTTATCAAGGTGGTGACAATGCCGGACACACTATTCAATTTGATGGTGAAACTTACAAATTGCATTTAATCCCATCAGGAATTTTCTCTAAAGATAAAATCAGTGTTATTGGAAATGGTGTTGTTGTAAACCCTAAAGCACTTATTAAAGAGTTAGCTTATTTACATGACAAAGGAATAACAACAGAGAATCTACGTATTTCTGATCGTGCTCATGTTATCCTGCCTTACCATATTCAATTAGATCAATTACAAGAAGATTCTAAAGGCGATCAAAAACTTGGAACAACGATCAAAGGAATTGGACCAGCATATATGGATAAAGCGGCTCGTATTGGTATCCGAATTGCTGATTTACTAGATAAAGAAATTTTTGAAGAACGCTTACGCATTAATTTGGAAGAAAAAAATCGTAGTTTTGTAAAAATGTATGATTCTACTGCAATTGACTTTGAAGATGTTTTCGAAGAGTATTATCAATATGGCCAAGAACTTAAACAGTATGTTTGTGATACATCAGTAGTATTAAATGATGCTTTAGATGATGGTAAACGTGTCTTATTTGAGGGAGCTCAAGGGGTTATGTTGGATATTGATCAAGGGACGTATCCATTCGTTACTTCTTCTAATCCAGTAGCTGGTGGAGTAACTATCGGTAGTGGTGTTGGTCCTTCAAAAATTGATAAAGTAGTTGGCGTATGTAAAGCCTACACTTCACGTGTTGGAGACGGTCCGTTCCCAACAGAATTATTTGACGAAGTAGGACAACGTATCCGTGATGTTGGTCGTGAATATGGTACAACTACTGGACGTCCACGTCGTATTGGTTGGTTTGATACTGTAGTGATGCGTCATTCAAAACGAGTATCTGGAATCACTAATCTTTCTTTAAACTCAATTGATGTTTTAAGTGGTTTAGAGACGGTTAAGATCTGTACAGCTTATGAACGCAATGGAGAAGAAATTTTACATTATCCAGCAAGTTTAAAAGAGTTAGCTGAATGTACGCCAATCTACGAAGAATTACCAGGTTGGAGTGAAGATATTACCAAATGTCGTACTTTAGCAGAGCTTCCTGAAAATGCAAGAAATTATGTACATCGTATTTCTGAATTAGTAGGTGTTCGTATTTCAACGTTCTCAGTTGGACCTGACCGCGACCAAACAAACATCTTAGAAAGTGTTTGGGCACAAGTATAATAAATTATAGATTAACCAAGCAAAAGCTTTTTTGTTTGGTTAATCTTTTTTATTTAATAAAAGTTAGAAAAAGGATCTTTTTCGGCTATTTTTTTTACATAAAAACAATAAAATGTGTTAAACTATATTTTGTAAGAAAAAAGGTAAAAAATGGGTTGTTAGCTCAGTTGGTAGAGCAGCTGACTCTTAATCAGCGGGTCGAGGGTTCGAATCCCCCACATCCCATTGGGTGCCAAACCCACGAGACGAATAAACGTTGGTGCGAAAGCATTTCGAAAACGTTTATTGCGTCTCTTTTTTATTTTCTAAATATATCTGCGTTGAACTATTTGTAGAAAAATGAAAAGAGATTTATACTGAATAAGAATAAATAGTTAGGATTATATATAAGGAGTGAAGTAAGTGGTTGAGTTTTTTAGTTCTTTAAGTCCTATAGTACAAACGATAATTGCATCGCTTTTTACATGGGGAATGACAGCGTTAGGAGCTGCTTTAGTATTTTCTACTAAAAATGTGAATCAAAAGTTAATGGATGGCATGCTAGGTTTTGCTGGAGGAGTAATGATTGCAGCAAGTTTTTGGTCACTTTTATCACCTGCTATTTCCATGGCTGAAAGTGGTCCACTTCCGGCATGGGTGCCTGCAGCTATTGGTTTTATGTTAGGAGGCCTCTTTTTATGGAGTGCGGATAATTTATTGCCCCATTTAAACCCAAATATGCCTCCATCAGAAGCTGAAGGGGTTAATCCTCAAAAGAGAAAACGAAGTACTTTATTAGTTTTAGCCATTACAATGCACAATATACCAGAAGGATTAGCAGTAGGGGTCGCATTTGGTTCAGTTGCAGCAGGTAATCCCGAAGCTTCTATCGCAGGTGCAGTTGCTTTAGCTATTGGTATGGGTATTCAAAATTTTCCAGAAGGAACAGCTGTTTCTATGCCATTAAGACGTGATGGTATGTCCAGAGCCAAAAGTTTTTACTATGGACAACTT comes from the Carnobacterium sp. 17-4 genome and includes:
- the gyrB gene encoding DNA topoisomerase (ATP-hydrolyzing) subunit B, with the protein product MSEEIKSKQDRAKEYDASQIQVLEGLEAVRKRPGMYIGSTSSEGLHHLVWEIVDNSIDEALAGFADEINLIIEKDESITVIDNGRGIPVDIQAKTGRPALETVFTVLHAGGKFGGGGYKVSGGLHGVGSSVVNALSITLDVYVHKDGKIYHQQYAQGKVVHDVEVIGETDKHGTTVHFVPDPEIFKETVEFHFDKLATRVRELAFLNKGLKITVEDKREGKEKFLEYHYEGGIKSYVEFLNENKTVLYDEPIFLEGEQQGITLEVAMQHTDGYHNNLLSFANNIHTYEGGTHEFGFKTALTRVINDYAKKNKIIKENEENLTGEDVREGLTIVLSIKHPDPQFEGQTKTKLGNSEARTITDRLFSAHFDKFLMENPQVARQIVEKGLLAARARLAAKRAREVTRKKSGLEISNLPGKLADCSSKDPTISELFIVEGDSAGGSAKQGRSRLFQAILPIRGKILNVEKATLDRILANEEIRSLFTAMGTGFGNDFDVSKARYHKLVIMTDADVDGAHIRTLLLTLFYRYMRPVVEAGYVYIAQPPLYQVRQGKKMVYLDSEEELDNYLKEIPLSPKPVIQRYKGLGEMDAEQLWETTMNPENRRMLQVTVDDAIEADKSCDMLMGDRVEPRRLFIEENARYVQNLDI
- the gyrA gene encoding DNA gyrase subunit A; translation: MAEEFKENIKGIELSHEMRTSFLDYAMSVIVARALPDVRDGLKPVHRRILYGMSELGVTPDKAHKKSARIVGDVMGKYHPHGDSAIYESMVRMAQNWSYRYPLVDGHGNFGSVDGDGAAAMRYTEARMTKMALEMLRDINKDTIDYHDNYDGSEREPDVLPARFPNLLVNGVTGIAVGMATNIPPHNLTEVISALHILMKNPDATTADLMEAIPGPDFPTGGLVMGKSGIRKAYETGKGSIMVRAKVEIEILKNGKERIIVHELPYMVNKARLVERIADLARDKRIEGITDLADESDRDGMRVVIDVRRDVSASVVLNNLYKLTSLQTSFGFNMLAIVNGVPKVLSLKSILEEYLKHQEIVIRRRTAYDKRKAEARAHILEGLRIALDHIDEIIRIIRGSKTGDIAKTTLIETYGLSEKQSQAILDMRMVRLTGLERDKIEAEYTELMALIADMADILANPERVHTIIETELLEVQERFGDARRTELLVGEVLSLEDEDLIEEEDIVITLTSKGYIKRLPSSEFKSQRRGGRGVQGMGVHDDDFIETLVSCSTHDTLLFFTNNGKVYRSKGYEIPEYGRTAKGIPVINLLGVDSGETVQAVINVRGEAEEGLYLFFTTRLGTVKRTDVKAFSNIRSNGLKAIVLKENDELMSVSVTNGDQNIIIGTHMGYAVSFHEKDVRNMGRTAGGVRGIRLRENDYVIGVDLLTEDSEVLIITEKGYGKRTKASEYAIKGRGGKGIKTANITSKNGNLAGLTTVKGDEDIMLITNTGVIIRFNVSAVSQTGRATLGVRVIRVAEDVKVSTMAKVDAEVIKEEMDEAGIISESPSIEDSELNESIQENDTSNNSDNDTEGNNDLTED
- the rpsF gene encoding 30S ribosomal protein S6; amino-acid sequence: MSKTAKYEILYIIRPNIEEAEKAALVERFDTILKDNGAEITESKDWSKRRFAYEIKDFHEGIYHIVKLTANDAAAINEFDRLSKISSDILRHMTIREED
- the ssb gene encoding single-stranded DNA-binding protein, with the translated sequence MINNVVLVGRLTKDADLRYTSNGTAVATFSLAVNRQFTNQKGERDADFINCVIWRKSAESFANFTRKGALVGVEGRIQTRSYDNQQGQRVYVTEVVVETFSLLESKSKNDQRKDQNDSQAQSGSYGSQQKPYNNNTQSNSQEAPRNQQYQNFGNSDPFEKSGQPIDISDDDLPF
- the rpsR gene encoding 30S ribosomal protein S18 produces the protein MAQQRRGGKKRRKVDFFAANHIEHVDYKDIDLLKRFISERGRILPRRVTGTYAKNQRKLTKAIKRARIMGLLPFVTDEQ
- a CDS encoding DHH family phosphoesterase; this translates as MNKKLSQEKFPEFLNDKKIQTIIAIIMVFQLVIIVLGFIANIGIGLALLVIFIVVLFLLYDLAKKLAIENKKYISDLAFRIKRGEQEALIKMPIGILLFNENLQLQWINPYLQSHLGYQEVLGKQLEDVDSELAILVKESRDSGLKKAKWGDKVFQIIVQKDIRVVYLMDITEYANIQSKYEEEQIVIGNIFVDNHDEITQGMTDRNISNLDNFITTQLSNWAKSHHVYLKRITEDRFIVMMHKRSLAKMEEEKFSIIDQIRERTSKQNFPLTLSIGIAYGSEDLSELSKLAQSNLDLALGRGGDQVVVKGYDAEPRYYGGKTNPMEKRTRVRSRMISQALQELMKQSDQIFIMGHRYPDLDAIGASLGIRRIAEMNNKEAWVIVNPDEFSKDISKLMKEVEKDNEISRYIITPAVAEQMITNNSLVVLVDFHRPSMGIAPDLISRTNKVVVIDHHRRGEAFPENPALVYIEPYASSSAELITELFEYQSEEADPINKIEATALLGGIIVDTNSFSLRTGSRTFDAASYLRSCGADAVMIQRLLKEDKETYLLRSHLIETIEFVTKNIAVAVGEENAVYDTVVAAQTADTMLSMSNVDAAFVITKRTDNKIGISARSLGEINVQVIMEQLGGGGHLSNAATQLENITIKEAKEQLREVILNKTKEE
- the rplI gene encoding 50S ribosomal protein L9 translates to MKVIFLADVKGKGKKGEVKNVADGYAHNFLLKNNLAKEATSASISELNGKIKADEKKEEEILQEAKKVKEFLEKDENAIEIKTKAAEDGRLFGSVTTKQIAAAAQKQLNIKLDKRKIELPVPIRSLTSMKIDVKIHPEVVATITVRVLPEN
- the dnaB gene encoding replicative DNA helicase; this encodes MVQEAFQDRLPPQSIEAEQAVLGSIFLDPETVVGALEFIESKDFYRRGHQLIFQAMLELNNHNEAIDIVTVTNALESKNQLEDIGGMAYLAELAVSVPTAANMEYYAKIVEQKAILRNLIHTATDIVTKGYEEGDELASILDEAERSILEVSERRNRSGFLAISDVLNSSIAQIDQLYQNNEEITGLPTGYQALDKMTAGLQKEELIILAARPAVGKTAFALNIAQNIGTKTDETVAIFSLEMGAESLVNRMLCAEGSIDAGHLRTGTLSEEEWQSLIVAMGSLSKANIYIDDTPGIRIAEIRAKCRRLKQEKGNLGLVLIDYLQLIEGTGRESRQQEVSEISRQLKKLAKELKVPVIALSQLSRGVEQRQDKRPVLSDIRESGSIEQDADIVAFLYRDDYYDREEGEDDDDHGSAGEDNVIEVIIEKNRSGARGTVKLLFIKEYNKFSSLSYYPDDMAQR
- a CDS encoding adenylosuccinate synthase; this translates as MSSVVVVGTQWGDEGKGKITDFLSENAEVIARYQGGDNAGHTIQFDGETYKLHLIPSGIFSKDKISVIGNGVVVNPKALIKELAYLHDKGITTENLRISDRAHVILPYHIQLDQLQEDSKGDQKLGTTIKGIGPAYMDKAARIGIRIADLLDKEIFEERLRINLEEKNRSFVKMYDSTAIDFEDVFEEYYQYGQELKQYVCDTSVVLNDALDDGKRVLFEGAQGVMLDIDQGTYPFVTSSNPVAGGVTIGSGVGPSKIDKVVGVCKAYTSRVGDGPFPTELFDEVGQRIRDVGREYGTTTGRPRRIGWFDTVVMRHSKRVSGITNLSLNSIDVLSGLETVKICTAYERNGEEILHYPASLKELAECTPIYEELPGWSEDITKCRTLAELPENARNYVHRISELVGVRISTFSVGPDRDQTNILESVWAQV